A genomic stretch from Mesoplodon densirostris isolate mMesDen1 chromosome 3, mMesDen1 primary haplotype, whole genome shotgun sequence includes:
- the CTXN1 gene encoding cortexin-1: protein MSATWTLSPEPLPPSTGPPVGAGLDAEQRTVFAFVLCLLVVLVLLMVRCVRILLDPYSRMPASSWTDHKEALERGQFDYALV, encoded by the coding sequence ATGAGCGCGACGTGGACTCTGTCCCCCGAGCCGCTGCCGCCATCGACGGGGCCCCCGGTGGGCGCGGGCCTGGACGCGGAGCAGCGCACCGTGTTCGCCTTCGTGCTGTGCCTGCTCGTGGTGCTGGTGCTGCTGATGGTTCGCTGCGTGCGTATCCTGCTCGACCCCTACAGCCGCATGCCCGCCTCGTCCTGGACCGACCACAAGGAGGCGCTCGAGCGCGGGCAGTTCGACTACGCGCTGGTCTGA